One window of the Dreissena polymorpha isolate Duluth1 chromosome 5, UMN_Dpol_1.0, whole genome shotgun sequence genome contains the following:
- the LOC127881325 gene encoding uncharacterized protein LOC127881325 isoform X2, with protein MTLRRGTCHLCPARRHLSWLLLTGQSGLTRYRCSQSRANRQEADDAASRDLSSMPCSATPLVAIVDGSEWADKIQVHVIWKSTYMKMGGTSNPRNGNQEYARHMKPAIQINFSQWEISSLSFKTCCCISSFEWQGDSNHGVRGPGPLH; from the exons ATGACGCTGCGTCGAGGGACCTGTCATCTATGCCCTGCTCGGCGACACCTCTCGTGGCTATTGTTGACGGGTCAGAGTGGGctgacaagatacag ATGCAGCCAGAGCAGGGCGAATAGACAAGAAGCCGATGACGCTGCGTCGAGGGACCTGTCATCTATGCCCTGCTCAGCGACACCTCTCGTGGCTATTGTTGATGGGTCAGAGTGGGctgacaagatacag GTCCATGTAATTTGGAAAAGTACGTATATGAAGATGGGCGGGACTTCTAACCCTAGAAATGGCAACCAGGAATATGCCAGGCACATGAAACCAGCCATCCAGATCAACTTCAGCCAATGGGAAATTAGCTCCTTGTCCTTTAAAACTTGTTGCTGCATCTCCTCCTTCGAGTGGCAAGGCGATTCTAATCATGG agtgagggggccagggccgctacACTAA
- the LOC127881325 gene encoding uncharacterized protein LOC127881325 isoform X1 — MTLRRGTCHLCPARRHLSWLLLTGQSGLTRYRCSQSRANRQEADDAASRDLSSMPCSATPLVAIVDGSEWADKIQVHVIWKSTYMKMGGTSNPRNGNQEYARHMKPAIQINFSQWEISSLSFKTCCCISSFEWQGDSNHGQVRNSTLCNTT, encoded by the exons ATGACGCTGCGTCGAGGGACCTGTCATCTATGCCCTGCTCGGCGACACCTCTCGTGGCTATTGTTGACGGGTCAGAGTGGGctgacaagatacag ATGCAGCCAGAGCAGGGCGAATAGACAAGAAGCCGATGACGCTGCGTCGAGGGACCTGTCATCTATGCCCTGCTCAGCGACACCTCTCGTGGCTATTGTTGATGGGTCAGAGTGGGctgacaagatacag GTCCATGTAATTTGGAAAAGTACGTATATGAAGATGGGCGGGACTTCTAACCCTAGAAATGGCAACCAGGAATATGCCAGGCACATGAAACCAGCCATCCAGATCAACTTCAGCCAATGGGAAATTAGCTCCTTGTCCTTTAAAACTTGTTGCTGCATCTCCTCCTTCGAGTGGCAAGGCGATTCTAATCATGG ACAAGTTAGAAACTCCACCCTGTGCAACACTACCTGA